DNA sequence from the Suricata suricatta isolate VVHF042 chromosome 14, meerkat_22Aug2017_6uvM2_HiC, whole genome shotgun sequence genome:
AAGACTTCCGTGAGCTTAGCCCAGTGTCTGATACATGCTAAGTCAGGGGGTCACTTAAAATCAGTGGGGATTATTTAAAATCTATGTGACTTTTTACGGGGCTACCAAACCCTCTAAGCTTCCGTTGTAAAATGGGAAATACAACGCTATTCCTACAGGAGAGAATTCATGTCCCCTTGATACCTCGCAGTTTTATTTCCTATCTTCCTCTCCTCAGAGAGTAGATTTTCTTACACAGCTGCTTTTCTCTCCCAGAAAATTTTTGCCTGGACTCTAAACCATCTCCGGAAGTCTATGAAGATTTGATAACCAGTGGCGGCCACCCTGGGGAGTTCACACCAAGCTTCACAGAGTTACAGAGGCACTTCGTGAAAAGTCGCCCGGTCAAGCTGAAGAACCTTCTGCGGCTGATGAAGCACTGGTACCAGCAGGTGCGGGGCTGGGTGCCGGGCTGGGACCCGCAGGGGACAATAATCAGGGCAGGTGCACgccaccatttctttttttaagagaaaaagtggaaacaagcCAGCTCAGAATAGAGCTAAATCATGTAGGTGAAATGATGTCATTGGAAGCTATTTGTGCCTTGGAGAGCGATGGACAGCATTTTGCATTCTTGTTGTGACTGTTTTTTGTGGTTGCTCTATTCTGTTAACTTCTAAAGCACTGTGTCTTGGTCATAGCCTCTTAGTTTCTCAAGGACAATTAAATAGTTCCTAACGTGCACAAATGTGATTTTCCAAAGGCTTCAGACCTCAGGCATTTCATTTAACAGTAAGAAGAAAGGTACCATCTATTAAGCTAAGTTAATTGTCTTCTGTGATCTATGCTGAgtgctgtgtatttttttctcagtctttccaATAGCgccattatattattatataattatatataatataattttataatgtatatataatgtataattatatataatataattatataatgtatatcatATTATTTCCAATAGCTCCAATATATTATTCATTAGCCCCATTTTGAGGATGAGAAAAACCAGGTCTCAAGGGCTAAATTTGGGTTGAGATTTGAACACAAATGTGCCTGCCTATGTGCTCTTAATCAAAATACCACCTGTTTTCtttacaataataatttatttcttcgggctctgggtgactcagttggttaagtgtccaacttttgatctcagctcaagtcatgattcatggttcatgggttcaagccctgcatcaggctctgcactggtgacACAGAGtatgcctaggattctctctccctttctctctgctcttcccctgctctctcactcatggtctctctctttcaaaataaataaaaacatttaaaataataatttatttcataataattttcataataataattactttttctgattattttaattacattggGCTCATGAAAAATtcaagagatgaaaaataaagcagaagagagaaggcaaaatttacatgaaacgcaggcacctgggtggctctgtcagtcagttatgtgtccgacttcggctcaggtcatggtctcaaggttcgtgggttcaagccccatgtctggctctgtgctggcagctcagagcctggaacctgcttccgattctgtgtctccctctctctctgcccctccctcacttgtgctctgactctgtccctcaaaaataaataaacattaaaaaaaattgttaaatttacatgaaatgcCTGAGATGATACTAATAACATTTTTGGAGACTATGCCTTAGCCCCCTCTTTGTATCCGTGTTCACACAGCTCATGCCTGGAGCTTACGTAAGTGGAGTTCATCACATGAACTCTTTCTGTGGCCCACCCTTTACAAAAATGCATTTGCTTACAGACCTTTGGAGTTGAACTTTAGGGACTTAACCTGTTCATGTATTTTGCATCTTCTCCCATTGGgacttctgtctttttcttaacAGTTGAAAGACTTTTTTGTAGATATTTACCATTATTTCTTGCATGTTGCAAGTATTTTTACCTATCGACCCTTCCTCTATTGAGCTTAATTATCATATCTTTGACAATgtaattatttctgatttttagacTACACAAACAGGGCTGACTTTTCTGGATTGTAGGTTTTCTTTCTTGCCCACAGTGTGTAGgtggtcttttaattttctttgaatttgtcTCATCTATACATTTACTCCATTTTATACATTTACTCTATTTTGGTATTTGGTGTCACAGTGGGATCATCTATTTTCTTCCAAATGGCTGACAAGTTGTGCCAGGGTCATTTGCTGGATTATGCATCTTTTCCCCCAACCTTACCCTTACCGGTTGTTAACTTTTTGTATCAACTGGGAcctaattctgggttctctcttctgttacACTTGGCTGTTGTTTATACTGACACCAAAACGTAGTGTTTTGGGGACAACTGCTTTCTATGTCATATctgagaaaacaaataccaacgtctctgtttttcttcttcataatttTCTTGGCTCTTCTAAGCATTTATTCCTGTATTTGAATCTTAAGATCATTGTTCTCCCACTAAAAAACACTAGTGGGATGCTAATTATAATTGCAATAAGTTTCTAATTTCTGAACAACTGAAAATTTCACATGATTACACCTTCTCCATCTTTCAATTTGttccaattttgttttatgttttcagtgtgtcaatgtgttctttttctttaattagatACTATGTACACTGTATGATATTGCCTCCCCCATTCTGACTAACACGGATTGATGAAGTCCAGAAGGTCCATGAGagccctcagtttcctcttttgtggaAATTTTGATGGCCCCAGGACATAATCCATCTAGAGCCCAAGCTCATTTCAGAGGGCTCATTTCAGATTTCATCGATGTGCTACATAATCCAGATGGAAATTGAATTgacaaaaatagttatttttttatttcttcatttttatgcaagctctatacccaacgtggggcttgaactcacaaccctaagatgaAGAGTCGcgtgttctactgactgagccagccaggcacccctgacgtTGACAGAATATTACTAGGACCTGGAAACAGAGAGAACTGAAAATTCCCAATTGCCAGGGTAATAATCTCATatccattctccctctctctctctctctctctctctctctctctctttctctctccctctctccctctccccaccccctaccctaCAGCACTTGAAACCTAAATATCGAAAAGCATCACTGCCTGCAAAATACGCTCTAGAGCTACTGACCATCTACGCCTGGGAAATAGGTACAGACGAAAGCGATAACTTCGACCTGGATGAAGGGCTTAGAGCCGTGATGCAACTCCTcacaaattatgaaaacatctGCATCTATTGGACCAAGTACTATGATTTCCAAAATGAGACTGTCAGAATCTATATCAAACGACAGTTGAAGGAATGCAGGTGAGCCTTACTTTGAGCTGCAAGGAACAGAAAACCCAACTCATGACAATTGTTAAAATAAGGGGAATTTTCTGGCTTTTGTAACTGAGAAGTCCAAAGATGAATGAAGCTTCGGGTATGATGGGATCCAGAGGTTCACTGTGTCATTGTGTCATCCGGGTCCCATTCTGTGAAATCTGCCCTTCTCCGGGGATGGGAGAGGGCGGTACCTCTGAATTCAGGTTCATCCCTTTATGACTTACATCTTTTCTAGTCTTCTCATCTGGGCTCTCCCTTCCACTGGGAGAGGGAGTGCACCTTTGTTCTAGCATTCTAAGCAGAATCCCCAAGGTCCACTCTGATTGGGCTGACTTAGATTACAATTTGTAACCTACTCCAATCATGAGCCAAGAACTTGAGCTTGCAGGAAGGCTTTCCTCCCCACAGGCATGTACAATCCCATAGACTTGAGTGACAGAGACCAGGATCATAAGTGTGATGGAGacccactccctttctctctgccaggcCAGTTATCCTGGACCCAGCTGATCCTACCAACAACCTGGGAACAGGAAAGAGATGGGACCTGGTGGCCAAAGAGGCCGCTCACTGCCTGAGGCAGACCTGCTGTGGGACTGACAACTCCAGCCAGGGCTGGCAAGTACAGGTACAATCACCCCCCACTCCACCCGTCAGTCATGATTCAGCAATGACTGCATGTCAACTCCCCAAAAATCCCCTCaaaggggcgcccggggggctcagttggttaagcatccaacctcagctcaggtcatgatctcatggttcgtgggttcgagccccacatcaggttctgggctgacagctcagagcctggagcctgcttcggattctgtgtctccctctctctctgcccctcccctgctcacgctgtctctctctgtctctcaaaaataaataaatgttaaaaaatttaaaaaaagaaaaagaatcccctCAACTCCTAGGGCACCCAGGTAGCTCCGTTGGTTAATCATccagatcttggtttcagctcaggttatgatctcaccatctgtgagatggagccccaagttgggctttgtgctgacactgcagagcctgctcagggtTGTCTctcaaagtagataaataaacatttttttttaatctttaaaaaaaatcgcACTACCTTAGCACCTCTAAGACCCCAAGACAGGTAACACCTCCCATGGAGATGCCCCAGCCAACCAGGTGTGTAAGTCTTCCCCTTCTGCTCTAAGTATCcgggcctcagttttttcatctgtagaatgggtaaTCAATTTCTGCCCTGCTCTGTAGCCCTTTGAGGGATATGATCAAAGAATTTGTTACATATCTACATCCTGGGGgataatattttccttattatggGTTGTTGAAAGCTCAACTTCTTGCTTTCAAAAAAAGATCtaaggggcagctggctggctcagtcaaaagagcatgccaactcttgatttcagagtatgggttcgagacccatgttgggtggaaaaattactaaaaataaataaataaactttatttagagagagagagagagagagagaggtgcctgggtggctcagtcggttgggtaagtgtctgagtcttggtttcagctcaggtcatgatctcatcattcatgagtttgagccttgcattgggctcaatgctgacagtgcagagcctgcttgggattctctctccctctctgtgcccctcccccactcactctctgtctctctcaaaataaataaatacattaaaaatttttaacactaataaaaaaataaaaatttttgaaaaaagaaaaaagaaaaagagagacttaaTAGATGTATCCAAAACCAACCAGTGACAAACATAGGATTTGACTGCAGGCAAAGTCCCACTGGGCACAGCTTTTCTGACACAATCATAGCAGTCCTGGGTCTGAACCCTACATAGGAATCTAGGGTTCAAGGGCCAGGACTGTTAGCACATCTGACAGAGCTAATTTCCCCAACCTGCCACTCCCTGAGAAATCTTGTTGCCACGCCCACAGATCACATCCTGCAGGGAAATTCTGAGGCTGGCCTCAAAGGCAGATCTGCATGACTATATAACATAAAGTCCAAACCAGGATATTTTTGATCATGAAATGGGGTGATGCTAATTATGCCGGGACAAGGCATGTACACCTCGACTGCCCTAAACCAACGGGAACATCAAGTCACCCTAGATTAACAGCTGTGTCATGAGCCAGTGAATGAAAGTACCTCATTTTTTATGACCACTACCCTCCTGAAAGAGTTTTTAGGCTGCTTCCAGACTTTTGCTATTATAATGAATATCCTTGGACGTATGGCTCAGTGTCTGGCACCTGTTAAATTATTTAACCTAGAACAGCCCTAGGATGTACCTATGGAGTAGGTGCAAATGCCATCCTCGTGTGACAGGTGGGAACCCTGAATAGTTCCACATAAGAAGAGAACGGTTGCCAGTTGTTATTCTGATCAGGGGAGTCAGAGGACAGAGGGTGACCCAAGGGTCCTGTAAGCCCAGGATGCCCAAATGTTCTGCTTTGCCTCAGACAGTTATGGTTTATGCCTATTGGCTGTGATAATTACTGATAGCCCCTTTTCTTACTCAGTGTCTCAGTAGGCAATAAATATATTGTCAGtaggcaggaagaggaggagttgGAGAAAACAGCCATGACCATCAGATTTCCTTGtctgctcctccttcccttccagccAGCAAGGGATGTCCAGGTGTTGGTGAAAAAGACAGGAGAGGAGGACTGGACCTTGTCGGTGGACCCCTACAGTCCCATCTGGAAGATGAAAATGGAGATCAAGAAGACGTGTGACCTCAGAGGGCAGCAGCGTCTCTCCTTCCAGGAGCCGGGAGGAGAACGGCAACTGCTCAGTAGCCAGCAGACCCTAGCCCATTACGGGATCTTCTCTAAGGTTAGCATTCGGGTCCTGGAGACCTTCTCTTCCGAGATCCAGGTGTTTGTGAAGGACTCTAGCGGCCAGAGCAAGCCTTACGCCATCCACCCTGACGACTCTATCCGTACCTTGAAAGAGAAGATTGAGGAGGCTGGAGGACCTTGTGTGGAGGATCAGATACTAAAGTTCCAGGATCGGAAACTAAGGAATCACTGCAGCCTTTCAGACCTGCAGATCAAAGACTGTGACACCATCCTGCTCACTAGAAGCCACAGGGCCCCAGAAAGGTCCATGGGCTGGGCCCCAGGAAGGTCCATGGACTGGTACCCAGAAAGGTCCAGGGGCTGGTACCCAGAAAGGTCCATGAACTACATGTACCCAGAAAGGTCCAGGTGCTGGTACTCAGAAAGGTCCATGAACTACATGTACCCAGAAAGGTCCAGGGGCTGGTACCCAGAAAGGTCCATGAACTACATGTACCCGATGTAGACTTCTATGGCCCTGTTCCCGCACCCACCCGTTTCTACCCAGGCCCCTGTGATTTTCTGAAGCATACATATACTGCTTCCCCTGTGTGAAGTCCTCCAATGGCTCCTATTACCTATATAATAAAGTTCAAGTTATTTTGCTTGGCATTCAAGGTCTTTGACAAGTTAGTCTTTGCTTACCTCTCAACCTCTCCTCACCACTCTCAGAGCACACCAAACCCTTGCATCTCCAGAGCACTGAATGCCAGATCATAACTCCGTGACCGAATCAACTATTCCTTTCCtccatgttttcatcttttcaacACTCAAAGCTCTAAGTCGGTCTCCAGGTAAGGACCCCAGACCAGCAGAGTTCGCACCTCCCCTGAGAACATCTTAGAAAGGAAATTTCTGGGCAACTAAGTCAAATTCACACAAATCAGATCTCAGTGGTGGGATTCAGCAATCTGGGTCTTAACAAGCTTTCCAAGTAATCCTAGTCCATG
Encoded proteins:
- the LOC115278270 gene encoding 2'-5'-oligoadenylate synthase-like protein 2 isoform X2; the encoded protein is MELFQSLYETPADMLSAFVEQRLQPEGDWKEEVKDAQKRIERFFRDQCFQDELVLDQEVRVLKVVKGGSSGKGTTLNYSSDVDLVLFLSCFPSFQDQVEHRGSIIKFIKKRLTQYGKSLAYSITIVPQRKTTRVPRSLSFHIQTRKSSEAIRVDVLPAYDALKNFCLDSKPSPEVYEDLITSGGHPGEFTPSFTELQRHFVKSRPVKLKNLLRLMKHWYQQHLKPKYRKASLPAKYALELLTIYAWEIGTDESDNFDLDEGLRAVMQLLTNYENICIYWTKYYDFQNETVRIYIKRQLKECRPVILDPADPTNNLGTGKRWDLVAKEAAHCLRQTCCGTDNSSQGWQVQPARDVQVLVKKTGEEDWTLSVDPYSPIWKMKMEIKKTCDLRGQQRLSFQEPGGERQLLSSQQTLAHYGIFSKVSIRVLETFSSEIQVFVKDSSGQSKPYAIHPDDSIRTLKEKIEEAGGPCVEDQILKFQDRKLRNHCSLSDLQIKDCDTILLTRSHRAPERSMGWAPGRSMDWYPERSRGWYPERSMNYMYPERSRGWYPERSMNYMYPM
- the LOC115278270 gene encoding 2'-5'-oligoadenylate synthase-like protein 2 isoform X1, with the protein product MELFQSLYETPADMLSAFVEQRLQPEGDWKEEVKDAQKRIERFFRDQCFQDELVLDQEVRVLKVVKGGSSGKGTTLNYSSDVDLVLFLSCFPSFQDQVEHRGSIIKFIKKRLTQYGKSLAYSITIVPQRKTTRVPRSLSFHIQTRKSSEAIRVDVLPAYDALKNFCLDSKPSPEVYEDLITSGGHPGEFTPSFTELQRHFVKSRPVKLKNLLRLMKHWYQQHLKPKYRKASLPAKYALELLTIYAWEIGTDESDNFDLDEGLRAVMQLLTNYENICIYWTKYYDFQNETVRIYIKRQLKECRPVILDPADPTNNLGTGKRWDLVAKEAAHCLRQTCCGTDNSSQGWQVQPARDVQVLVKKTGEEDWTLSVDPYSPIWKMKMEIKKTCDLRGQQRLSFQEPGGERQLLSSQQTLAHYGIFSKVSIRVLETFSSEIQVFVKDSSGQSKPYAIHPDDSIRTLKEKIEEAGGPCVEDQILKFQDRKLRNHCSLSDLQIKDCDTILLTRSHRAPERSMGWAPGRSMDWYPERSRGWYPERSMNYMYPERSRCWYSERSMNYMYPERSRGWYPERSMNYMYPM
- the LOC115278270 gene encoding 2'-5'-oligoadenylate synthase-like protein 2 isoform X3, coding for MKRHGRQRPLCTEETKSSFWYLCKQGGSSGKGTTLNYSSDVDLVLFLSCFPSFQDQVEHRGSIIKFIKKRLTQYGKSLAYSITIVPQRKTTRVPRSLSFHIQTRKSSEAIRVDVLPAYDALKNFCLDSKPSPEVYEDLITSGGHPGEFTPSFTELQRHFVKSRPVKLKNLLRLMKHWYQQHLKPKYRKASLPAKYALELLTIYAWEIGTDESDNFDLDEGLRAVMQLLTNYENICIYWTKYYDFQNETVRIYIKRQLKECRPVILDPADPTNNLGTGKRWDLVAKEAAHCLRQTCCGTDNSSQGWQVQPARDVQVLVKKTGEEDWTLSVDPYSPIWKMKMEIKKTCDLRGQQRLSFQEPGGERQLLSSQQTLAHYGIFSKVSIRVLETFSSEIQVFVKDSSGQSKPYAIHPDDSIRTLKEKIEEAGGPCVEDQILKFQDRKLRNHCSLSDLQIKDCDTILLTRSHRAPERSMGWAPGRSMDWYPERSRGWYPERSMNYMYPERSRCWYSERSMNYMYPERSRGWYPERSMNYMYPM